In the Euphorbia lathyris chromosome 5, ddEupLath1.1, whole genome shotgun sequence genome, one interval contains:
- the LOC136230645 gene encoding nicotinate N-methyltransferase 1-like isoform X1: protein MEMENSESRKSARLAILELAIMISIPMSLNAVIRLNVADAMWQDGANSPLSASEILSRILPSGGGDAENLQRLLRMLTSYSVFSEHIDGDGSQRKYSLTEIGKTLVSDSDGLSCASYVLQHHQFLRQDALMRAWPLAHEAVLDPMTEPFVKVNGEAAYDYYGKRPEMVDLMMKAMSVDVSDMDRR from the exons ATGGAAATGGAGAATTCAGAGAGCAGAAAAAGCGCGAGGCTAGCAATATTGGAGCTAGCCATCATGATAAGCATCCCTATGTCTCTCAACGCCGTCATACGTCTGAACGTCGCCGATGCAATGTGGCAAGACGGTGCTAATTCTCCTCTATCCGCCTCCGAGATCCTTTCGCGCATCCTTCCTTCGGGTGGTGGAGACGCGGAAAATCTTCAGCGTCTACTCCGTATGCTTACCAGTTACAGTGTCTTCTCTGAGCATATTGACGGTGACGGTAGCCAGAGAAAATATTCTCTTACTGAGATTGGAAAGACTCTTGTTTCCGATTCCGATGGACTTTCATGCGCTTCCTACGTGCTTCAGCACCATCAG TTTTTAAGGCAGGATGCTTTAATGAGGGCTTGGCCGTTAGCACACGAGGCAGTGTTGGACCCGATGACCGAGCCATTTGTGAAAGTGAATGGGGAGGCTGCCTACGATTACTATGGGAAGAGGCCCGAAATGGTTGACTTAATGATGAAGGCAATGTCAG TGGATGTTAGTGATATGGACAGACGATGA
- the LOC136230645 gene encoding nicotinate N-methyltransferase 1-like isoform X2 — protein MEMENSESRKSARLAILELAIMISIPMSLNAVIRLNVADAMWQDGANSPLSASEILSRILPSGGGDAENLQRLLRMLTSYSVFSEHIDGDGSQRKYSLTEIGKTLVSDSDGLSCASYVLQHHQDALMRAWPLAHEAVLDPMTEPFVKVNGEAAYDYYGKRPEMVDLMMKAMSVDVSDMDRR, from the exons ATGGAAATGGAGAATTCAGAGAGCAGAAAAAGCGCGAGGCTAGCAATATTGGAGCTAGCCATCATGATAAGCATCCCTATGTCTCTCAACGCCGTCATACGTCTGAACGTCGCCGATGCAATGTGGCAAGACGGTGCTAATTCTCCTCTATCCGCCTCCGAGATCCTTTCGCGCATCCTTCCTTCGGGTGGTGGAGACGCGGAAAATCTTCAGCGTCTACTCCGTATGCTTACCAGTTACAGTGTCTTCTCTGAGCATATTGACGGTGACGGTAGCCAGAGAAAATATTCTCTTACTGAGATTGGAAAGACTCTTGTTTCCGATTCCGATGGACTTTCATGCGCTTCCTACGTGCTTCAGCACCATCAG GATGCTTTAATGAGGGCTTGGCCGTTAGCACACGAGGCAGTGTTGGACCCGATGACCGAGCCATTTGTGAAAGTGAATGGGGAGGCTGCCTACGATTACTATGGGAAGAGGCCCGAAATGGTTGACTTAATGATGAAGGCAATGTCAG TGGATGTTAGTGATATGGACAGACGATGA